One Natrinema marinum genomic window carries:
- a CDS encoding SLC13 family permease, whose protein sequence is MLVVFGIIVLALVLFVTELLPIDVTAILIMVLLMVLGADGVVNLTEISTAEGTSGFSNSATITVLAMLILSSGISQTGVVQILGRKMSAFAGDDLDKQLLATIGVSGPISGFINNTPVVAILVPVISDIAHQGKTSPSKLLIPLSYASMFGGMLTLIGTSTNILASDVSARLLGRPFSMFEFTQLGIVVLLVGSLYLVTVGHRLLPERVPVDEDYVQEYAIEEYLTEVVVDDDSPLAGTTVADAIDHVEFDADILQVVRDGEEFIEPIGQKAIQAGDLLRLRADRTTVQQLVDRETVTLVGSPETDAELEPDEVPERTLVEIVVPRGSFLVGESLESSTFRQRYDATVLAFRSRGETVRSNMDERRIRVGDTLLVQAAPDSIDRLSRNDDFIVAHEPEEPDYRTEKIPHAAAIMAGVVGFVAVPWGVIGSAAAAATGVGALEGLAALSLPILVTALAGVVAMVATGVLRPTEIYDAVEWDVIFLLAGIIPLGMALEQTGGADLLGTLVAATGAFLPALGVLWVFYIATGLITGVISNNASVVLMLPVAVETARQIGADPFAFVLAVTFAASTAFLTPVGYQTNLFVYGPGGYKFSDFVRIGAPLQLLLSVVTVLGIAFFWGLA, encoded by the coding sequence ATGCTGGTCGTGTTCGGGATCATCGTGCTCGCGTTGGTCCTGTTCGTGACCGAGTTGCTACCGATCGACGTGACTGCCATCCTCATCATGGTCCTCCTGATGGTGCTGGGGGCCGACGGCGTGGTGAATCTCACCGAGATCTCGACGGCCGAAGGAACATCGGGCTTCTCGAACTCGGCGACGATCACCGTGCTGGCGATGCTCATCCTCAGTTCGGGGATCAGTCAGACGGGGGTCGTCCAGATTCTCGGGCGGAAGATGTCCGCGTTCGCGGGCGACGACCTCGACAAACAGCTGCTCGCGACGATCGGCGTCAGCGGCCCGATTTCGGGCTTCATCAACAACACACCGGTCGTCGCCATTCTCGTTCCCGTCATCTCCGACATCGCACATCAGGGGAAGACCTCGCCCTCGAAACTCCTGATCCCGCTGTCCTACGCCTCGATGTTCGGCGGGATGCTCACGCTCATCGGGACCTCGACGAACATCCTCGCGAGCGACGTCTCCGCACGCTTGCTCGGTCGTCCGTTCTCGATGTTCGAGTTCACCCAACTCGGGATCGTCGTCCTCCTCGTCGGCAGTCTCTATCTCGTTACCGTCGGCCACCGGCTGCTCCCCGAGCGCGTCCCCGTCGACGAGGACTACGTTCAGGAGTACGCCATCGAAGAGTACCTGACCGAGGTCGTCGTCGACGATGACTCGCCGCTTGCTGGCACCACCGTTGCGGACGCCATCGACCACGTCGAGTTCGACGCCGACATCCTCCAGGTCGTCCGCGACGGCGAGGAGTTCATCGAACCCATCGGCCAGAAGGCGATCCAGGCCGGCGACCTGCTGCGGCTGCGCGCCGACCGCACGACCGTCCAGCAACTCGTCGACCGCGAGACCGTCACGCTCGTCGGCAGCCCCGAAACCGACGCGGAGCTAGAGCCCGACGAGGTCCCCGAGCGGACCCTCGTCGAGATCGTCGTCCCGCGCGGTTCCTTCCTCGTGGGCGAATCCCTCGAGAGTTCGACCTTTCGCCAGCGCTACGACGCGACCGTGCTGGCCTTCCGTAGCCGGGGCGAGACCGTCCGGAGTAACATGGACGAACGCCGCATTCGCGTCGGTGACACACTGCTCGTTCAGGCCGCGCCCGACAGCATCGACCGCCTCTCGCGAAACGACGACTTCATCGTCGCGCACGAACCCGAGGAGCCCGACTACCGGACCGAGAAGATTCCCCACGCAGCGGCGATCATGGCCGGCGTGGTCGGCTTCGTCGCCGTCCCGTGGGGCGTGATCGGCTCCGCGGCGGCGGCTGCGACCGGCGTCGGCGCGCTCGAGGGGCTTGCCGCGCTCTCGTTGCCCATCCTCGTCACCGCGCTCGCGGGCGTCGTTGCGATGGTCGCGACGGGCGTCCTCCGGCCGACCGAGATCTACGACGCCGTCGAGTGGGACGTGATCTTCCTCCTCGCGGGGATCATCCCGCTGGGAATGGCTCTAGAGCAGACCGGCGGCGCGGACCTGCTGGGGACCCTCGTCGCCGCGACGGGTGCTTTCCTGCCGGCGTTGGGCGTGTTGTGGGTGTTCTACATCGCGACCGGTCTCATCACGGGCGTCATCTCGAACAACGCGAGCGTCGTCTTGATGCTGCCCGTGGCCGTCGAGACCGCGAGACAGATCGGCGCCGACCCGTTCGCGTTCGTACTCGCGGTGACCTTCGCGGCTTCGACGGCGTTTCTCACGCCAGTGGGCTATCAGACGAACCTGTTCGTCTACGGCCCCGGCGGCTACAAGTTCTCGGACTTCGTCCGGATCGGCGCGCCGCTGCAGCTGCTGTTGTCGGTCGTGACCGTCCTCGGAATCGCGTTCTTCTGGGGGCTGGCATAG